In one Bosea sp. RAC05 genomic region, the following are encoded:
- a CDS encoding DUF2478 domain-containing protein: MRPAAGRPVSTLPVMAEPETRATPMSDVITITALIYTDSDAADRALREVAMTLMERGFRLAGLVQHNTARPGRSRCDMILEELASGELIGISQDRGPLARGCALDVGQLLGAMQIVRAALDTGPDVVILNKFGKTEAEGAGFRPLIAEAIEAGLPLLIAVPWRNIESWRLFCGTMAREIDLDQLTVDGASLSDALGLDLRSDETREPAIQPLLAISTRH, from the coding sequence ATGCGCCCTGCTGCAGGGCGACCGGTCTCCACCCTCCCGGTCATGGCTGAACCAGAGACAAGAGCGACCCCGATGTCAGATGTCATCACCATCACCGCCCTGATCTATACCGACAGCGATGCGGCGGACCGCGCCCTGCGCGAAGTCGCCATGACGCTGATGGAGCGAGGCTTCAGGCTTGCCGGACTGGTCCAGCACAACACGGCGCGCCCGGGACGATCGCGCTGCGATATGATCCTGGAGGAGCTCGCGAGCGGCGAGCTGATCGGGATTTCGCAGGATCGCGGCCCGCTGGCTCGCGGCTGCGCTTTGGACGTCGGTCAACTGCTGGGTGCGATGCAGATCGTGCGGGCGGCGCTAGACACGGGGCCGGACGTTGTCATCCTGAACAAGTTCGGCAAGACCGAAGCGGAGGGCGCGGGGTTCCGCCCCCTGATCGCCGAGGCGATCGAGGCCGGCCTGCCGCTTCTGATCGCTGTACCCTGGCGCAACATCGAGAGTTGGCGCCTCTTCTGCGGCACGATGGCGCGAGAGATCGACTTGGATCAACTCACGGTCGATGGGGCCAGCTTGTCCGACGCGCTAGGCCTTGACCTACGCTCTGACGAGACGCGGGAGCCTGCGATCCAGCCGCTTCTGGCGATCTCGACGCGTCACTGA
- a CDS encoding efflux RND transporter periplasmic adaptor subunit yields MSKRIALPAVLILVAMAMAGILYVRTLSPVTVDVARVERDVEIRVFGLGSVEAQVLSRIGFQVGGRIVQLSADQGEIVPAGTVLATLEDSSQRARVAKAEVAKLQAQAALAKAQALLQRSEANLQQRVLVNQRRQSLVDRGSVSREQADEAQTNETLAQADLAVAKAEVRVAEAARDDVAAALTIEQVLLDQHRLVAPYRARILSRLKEAGAVAGVGEVVFTIIEPHSVWVRAFIDEAVSGGLAIGQKALVRLRSEMNTVVEAQIVRIDQENDRVTEERRVYVRCLTCEPEHQGRYLGEQAEIEIIKRVVPEGLFVPLRAVSGFDGRAGMIWTVEDGKLHRRLVALGDRLLDGRVLIAGGLPTGARAVVSVPADGFTVGRRAVATESPR; encoded by the coding sequence ATGTCCAAGCGCATCGCGCTGCCGGCCGTTCTGATCCTCGTCGCGATGGCGATGGCCGGCATTCTCTATGTCCGCACGTTGAGCCCCGTCACCGTCGACGTCGCGCGGGTCGAGCGTGATGTCGAAATCCGGGTCTTCGGACTGGGCAGCGTCGAAGCGCAGGTGCTGTCCCGGATCGGCTTCCAGGTCGGGGGCAGGATCGTGCAGCTCTCGGCCGACCAGGGCGAGATCGTTCCGGCGGGCACGGTGCTGGCGACTCTCGAGGACAGTTCCCAGCGCGCCCGTGTCGCCAAGGCGGAGGTGGCGAAGCTCCAGGCGCAGGCGGCTCTCGCCAAGGCGCAGGCACTGCTGCAGCGGTCGGAGGCCAATCTTCAGCAGCGGGTGCTGGTGAACCAGCGCCGCCAGTCGCTCGTCGATCGCGGCAGCGTCTCGCGCGAGCAGGCCGACGAAGCCCAGACCAACGAGACGCTCGCCCAGGCCGATCTCGCCGTCGCCAAGGCGGAGGTCCGCGTGGCCGAAGCGGCCCGTGATGACGTCGCCGCGGCGCTGACGATCGAACAGGTGCTGCTCGACCAGCACCGGCTCGTCGCGCCTTATCGCGCGCGCATTCTGTCCCGCCTGAAGGAGGCCGGCGCTGTCGCCGGTGTCGGGGAGGTCGTCTTCACGATCATCGAACCCCATTCGGTCTGGGTCCGTGCCTTCATCGACGAGGCCGTATCCGGCGGACTCGCGATCGGGCAAAAGGCGCTGGTCCGGCTGCGCTCCGAGATGAACACCGTCGTCGAGGCGCAGATCGTCCGGATCGACCAGGAGAACGACCGCGTCACCGAGGAGCGCCGGGTCTATGTGCGCTGCCTGACCTGCGAGCCGGAACATCAGGGCCGCTATCTCGGCGAGCAGGCCGAGATCGAGATCATCAAGCGGGTCGTCCCGGAGGGTCTGTTCGTTCCCTTACGTGCCGTAAGCGGCTTCGATGGTCGTGCGGGCATGATCTGGACGGTCGAGGATGGCAAGCTCCATCGGCGTCTCGTCGCTCTCGGAGACCGGCTGCTCGACGGCCGCGTGCTGATCGCCGGGGGCCTTCCCACCGGCGCGCGCGCGGTGGTCTCTGTGCCGGCGGACGGATTCACGGTCGGGCGCAGGGCGGTGGCCACCGAGAGCCCCCGATGA
- a CDS encoding ABC transporter permease — protein MNLAWRDVQHGLGRFILTCVGLSLLLGVVMGMVGIYRGLVAEALGLVRSAGADAWVVEAGKRGPFAESSRLPRDTRDAIAVHAGVAAAGAVVYQTVEFPYRGTNLRVFIVGAQIGRPGSEVAIEEGRAILKSRSEVVADRKTGLALGERIRIGRDDFTVVGLTANATSSGGDPVLMMTLRDAQIVQWQFDPSAVRRETARDAPAGGSSDLVSAIIVRMRPDASSDGVIGSIARWKHLTAMTAAQQEEILTRSVIERARRQLGLFAVILLIVSTVVIGLIVYTMTMDKKKAIATLKLIGAPDRVIVSLILQQALAMGLVGFAIGATLIRLAKDYFPRRVVLETSDTAILLGIIIMVCLIASIFGVRSALKIDPASALGG, from the coding sequence ATGAACCTCGCCTGGCGCGATGTCCAGCATGGTCTTGGACGGTTCATCCTCACCTGCGTCGGCCTCAGCCTGTTGCTGGGCGTCGTCATGGGCATGGTCGGCATCTATCGCGGGCTGGTTGCCGAGGCGCTCGGCCTGGTCCGGAGTGCCGGGGCCGATGCCTGGGTCGTCGAAGCGGGCAAGCGGGGCCCTTTCGCCGAGAGTTCGCGCCTGCCGCGCGACACGCGCGATGCCATCGCCGTCCATGCCGGCGTGGCGGCGGCTGGCGCGGTCGTCTACCAGACCGTCGAGTTTCCCTATCGCGGCACGAACCTGCGCGTCTTCATCGTCGGCGCCCAGATCGGGCGGCCCGGCAGCGAGGTCGCAATCGAGGAAGGCCGCGCCATCCTGAAGTCGCGCTCCGAAGTGGTGGCCGATCGCAAGACCGGCCTCGCACTCGGCGAACGCATCCGCATCGGCCGCGACGATTTCACCGTCGTCGGCCTGACCGCGAACGCCACCAGTTCGGGAGGCGATCCGGTGCTGATGATGACCCTGCGCGACGCCCAGATCGTCCAGTGGCAGTTCGATCCCTCGGCGGTCAGGCGGGAGACGGCCCGCGACGCGCCGGCCGGTGGTTCGAGCGACCTGGTCAGCGCCATCATCGTGCGCATGCGCCCCGATGCCTCGTCGGACGGCGTCATCGGCTCGATCGCCCGCTGGAAACATCTGACCGCGATGACGGCCGCCCAGCAGGAGGAGATTCTGACGCGCTCGGTGATCGAGCGCGCAAGGCGGCAACTCGGCCTGTTCGCAGTGATCCTGCTGATCGTCTCGACGGTGGTGATCGGACTGATCGTCTACACGATGACCATGGACAAGAAGAAGGCGATCGCGACGCTCAAGCTCATCGGTGCGCCCGATCGCGTCATCGTCTCGCTGATCCTGCAGCAGGCGCTGGCGATGGGGCTGGTGGGCTTCGCCATCGGCGCGACCCTGATCCGCCTGGCCAAGGACTACTTCCCGCGACGCGTGGTGCTGGAGACCTCCGACACGGCGATCCTGCTCGGCATCATCATCATGGTTTGTCTCATCGCCAGCATCTTCGGGGTGCGCTCGGCGCTGAAGATCGATCCAGCCTCGGCGCTCGGAGGCTGA
- a CDS encoding ABC transporter ATP-binding protein, producing the protein MTTAPTPAVAPRPVVEIARLSKTFGTGATKVPALIDIDLTIGTGEVVGLIGPSGSGKSTLLNCIGCITEPDSGAIRLDGRAIFDGKWLIGDLRRLRLETIGFIFQFHNLLPFLSAWENVAIVRTLMGESPERAKARAMELLGYLQVDHRADALPSKLSGGEAQRVAIARALANEPRIILADEPTAALDSERAAIVIDLMKQVAIERNAAVIVVTHDEKIFSRLDRMVHLRDGRIVEVVSSRA; encoded by the coding sequence ATGACCACCGCGCCAACACCCGCCGTCGCGCCGAGACCTGTCGTCGAAATCGCCCGCCTCTCGAAGACCTTCGGCACTGGGGCGACGAAGGTGCCAGCACTGATCGACATCGATCTGACGATCGGGACCGGCGAGGTGGTGGGCCTGATAGGCCCCTCCGGGTCCGGCAAGAGCACGCTGCTCAACTGCATCGGCTGCATCACGGAGCCCGATTCCGGCGCCATCCGTCTCGATGGTCGCGCGATCTTCGACGGCAAATGGCTGATCGGCGATCTCAGGCGGCTGAGGCTGGAGACGATCGGTTTCATCTTCCAGTTCCACAACCTGCTGCCGTTCCTCTCGGCCTGGGAGAACGTGGCGATCGTTCGCACCCTGATGGGCGAGAGCCCCGAGCGGGCCAAGGCGCGCGCCATGGAACTGCTCGGCTATCTGCAGGTCGACCACCGCGCCGATGCGCTTCCCTCCAAGCTGTCGGGCGGCGAAGCCCAGCGCGTGGCCATCGCACGCGCGCTCGCCAACGAGCCCCGCATCATCCTCGCTGATGAGCCGACCGCAGCGCTCGACTCAGAAAGGGCGGCCATCGTCATCGATCTGATGAAGCAGGTCGCGATCGAGCGTAACGCTGCGGTCATCGTCGTGACGCATGACGAGAAAATCTTCTCGCGCCTCGACCGCATGGTCCATCTGCGCGATGGCCGGATCGTCGAGGTGGTTTCATCGCGAGCGTGA
- a CDS encoding class I SAM-dependent methyltransferase yields MTSPRRSHWDDVYTTKPADTVSWFQDDPTPSLDMIAQTGLSTDDPIVDIGGGASVLIDRLLDRGHSAVTVLDIADAGLAVARKRLGERAALVSWIAQDVTAWQPPKDAFSIWHDRAVFHFLVEEADRVAYVRALDRGVSVGGYVILAPFALSGPERCSGLPVRRYSADMLQAELGPAYHLIDQQVQTHVTPTGNHQNFIWCLFRKTPTSAAAEP; encoded by the coding sequence ATGACCAGCCCACGACGAAGCCACTGGGACGACGTCTACACGACCAAGCCGGCCGACACGGTCAGTTGGTTCCAAGACGACCCGACGCCGTCACTCGACATGATCGCGCAGACCGGTCTGAGCACGGACGACCCCATCGTCGACATAGGTGGCGGCGCCTCGGTGCTGATCGACCGGTTGCTGGATCGCGGCCATTCGGCCGTGACCGTGCTCGACATCGCCGACGCCGGCCTCGCCGTCGCACGTAAACGCCTGGGCGAGCGCGCCGCGCTTGTGAGTTGGATCGCGCAGGACGTCACCGCCTGGCAGCCTCCGAAGGACGCCTTCTCGATCTGGCATGATCGCGCCGTGTTCCACTTCCTCGTCGAGGAGGCCGACCGGGTGGCCTATGTTCGCGCGCTTGATCGAGGCGTCAGCGTCGGCGGCTACGTCATCCTCGCGCCCTTCGCACTCAGCGGCCCCGAACGATGCAGCGGGCTCCCCGTCAGGCGCTACTCGGCGGACATGCTTCAGGCGGAGCTTGGACCGGCTTATCACCTGATCGATCAGCAGGTGCAGACTCATGTGACGCCAACCGGGAACCATCAGAACTTCATCTGGTGTCTGTTCAGAAAGACGCCGACGTCGGCGGCAGCGGAACCATGA
- a CDS encoding nucleoside phosphorylase, with product MTEPRDRSAPILANKHYAEESAFQPGNLLREARRQKGLAASDVPAICVLDPDGDLVRRLRRDGRATADRDWACYHSELDRFVEGDVDFGIVGCVVGASYAVLVAEQLFAAGCRLLISMTSSGQLQPVRQPPYFILIEQALRDEGTSYHYLSPSDFAQADTGVIAALEGAFDELREPVLRGATWTTDAPFRETERAIAAMTARGLLAVEMEAAALYAFAQACGKRVVCFAHVTNQMGQEGDFEKGEADGTIDALAVILAAARRLE from the coding sequence ATGACCGAACCCCGCGACCGCTCGGCGCCCATTCTGGCCAACAAGCACTACGCCGAAGAATCCGCCTTCCAGCCGGGAAACCTGCTGCGCGAAGCGCGTCGCCAGAAAGGGCTGGCCGCGAGCGACGTTCCGGCGATCTGCGTGCTCGACCCCGACGGCGATCTCGTCCGACGCTTGCGCCGGGACGGACGCGCAACGGCTGATCGAGACTGGGCCTGCTATCACAGCGAGCTCGATCGCTTCGTCGAAGGCGACGTCGATTTTGGAATCGTCGGCTGCGTCGTTGGCGCCTCCTATGCCGTGCTGGTGGCGGAACAGCTCTTCGCCGCCGGCTGCAGGCTCCTGATCAGCATGACCTCGTCCGGGCAACTGCAGCCGGTGCGGCAGCCTCCTTATTTCATCCTGATCGAACAGGCCCTGCGCGACGAGGGCACGAGCTACCACTACCTTTCGCCATCGGACTTCGCCCAGGCCGACACCGGTGTAATAGCGGCGCTGGAGGGCGCCTTCGATGAATTGCGCGAGCCGGTGCTGCGCGGCGCGACTTGGACGACCGACGCGCCTTTCCGGGAGACGGAGCGCGCCATTGCCGCCATGACCGCACGCGGCCTGCTCGCCGTCGAGATGGAAGCCGCCGCGCTCTATGCCTTCGCGCAGGCGTGCGGCAAGCGCGTCGTCTGCTTCGCCCACGTCACCAACCAGATGGGCCAGGAGGGCGATTTCGAGAAGGGCGAGGCAGACGGCACCATTGATGCGCTGGCCGTTATCCTCGCGGCCGCGCGTCGTCTGGAATGA
- a CDS encoding NnrS family protein, translated as MAPIARLRDASGHPFWSYGFRPFFLLGSLFATAAMLVWLPAYYGEITIPTAMAPRDWHAHEMIFGFLPAVVTGFLLTAIPNWTGRLPLQGRPLIGLVLVWLAGRLAISTSAATSLTFAAVVDLAFLALVAAVTIREVVAGKNWRNLRIIAVAGLLLAGNVVFHAEVLHSGAADIGSRLGIAATIFLIALVGGRVVPSFTRNWLARENPGRLPSPFDRFDIATLVVSACALLLWTAIPEGAATGLLLTLAGGLQTVRLLRWAGYRTWRDRLVLVLHIAYAFIPLGFFLAAAAAFGWLAASTGNHAWAAGAAGLMVLAIMSRASLGHTGRPLVASRWVQSVYGMLIGAAILRICAALDPSLTALLPLAWLGWIGAFALFAASYWRVLTGPRQQA; from the coding sequence ATGGCTCCGATAGCCCGGCTGCGCGACGCGAGCGGACACCCCTTCTGGTCTTATGGCTTTCGCCCATTCTTCCTGCTCGGCTCGCTGTTTGCGACCGCAGCCATGCTCGTCTGGCTCCCTGCATATTATGGCGAGATCACGATCCCGACGGCGATGGCGCCGCGGGACTGGCATGCCCATGAGATGATCTTCGGCTTCCTGCCGGCTGTGGTGACCGGGTTCCTACTGACCGCCATCCCCAACTGGACCGGCCGATTGCCGCTGCAGGGGAGGCCCCTCATCGGCCTCGTGCTCGTCTGGCTCGCCGGGCGTTTGGCGATCTCAACTTCGGCGGCGACCTCCCTGACATTTGCGGCGGTCGTCGACCTCGCCTTCCTGGCGCTGGTCGCTGCCGTGACAATCCGTGAGGTGGTCGCCGGCAAGAACTGGCGCAATCTGAGGATCATCGCCGTCGCCGGGCTGCTGCTGGCGGGGAATGTCGTCTTTCACGCTGAGGTTCTTCACAGCGGCGCCGCGGACATCGGGAGCCGCCTCGGAATCGCCGCCACGATCTTCCTGATCGCCCTCGTCGGCGGGCGCGTGGTCCCGAGCTTCACACGTAACTGGCTGGCCCGGGAGAATCCGGGGCGCCTGCCCTCGCCTTTCGACAGGTTTGACATCGCGACCCTCGTCGTCAGCGCATGCGCCCTGCTGCTGTGGACGGCCATCCCGGAAGGTGCCGCCACGGGCCTGCTCCTGACCCTGGCCGGAGGCCTTCAGACAGTCCGGCTGCTCCGCTGGGCAGGTTACAGGACATGGCGTGACCGTCTCGTGCTGGTTCTGCACATCGCCTACGCTTTCATCCCACTGGGCTTCTTCCTCGCGGCCGCCGCCGCTTTCGGCTGGCTCGCGGCTTCGACCGGCAACCACGCCTGGGCCGCCGGCGCGGCTGGTCTCATGGTCCTCGCCATCATGTCGCGTGCGAGCCTCGGGCATACGGGTCGGCCCCTGGTCGCTTCGCGTTGGGTCCAGTCCGTCTACGGGATGCTGATCGGAGCTGCGATCCTGCGCATATGCGCAGCTCTCGACCCCAGCCTCACGGCTCTTCTTCCGCTGGCGTGGCTCGGCTGGATTGGGGCCTTCGCCCTGTTCGCAGCCTCGTATTGGCGCGTCCTGACTGGACCTCGGCAGCAGGCGTAG
- a CDS encoding Crp/Fnr family transcriptional regulator, with protein sequence MNALDRSILDAVPAFAALTGEEIDLVLAHARSLRYPKGSTVFEQGGAADSFFVLLHGHLQVVKLTPAGQQVVIRYVVPGEMFGIAVQMGRRSYPATAQAIMDSLALVWPSSAWPTLVARYPALAESALHIVGTRLDEAHVRVVELATEEVERRVAHALLRLLKQAGRKVDDGIEVAFPITREDVAQMTGTTLHTVSRILSAWEARGLVEGGRQRIVVRDPHGLFAIAETPKA encoded by the coding sequence ATGAACGCGCTTGATCGGTCCATCCTCGACGCGGTCCCCGCCTTCGCGGCGCTGACGGGCGAGGAGATCGACCTCGTGCTCGCGCATGCGAGGTCGCTGCGGTATCCAAAAGGCAGCACGGTGTTCGAGCAGGGGGGAGCGGCGGACAGCTTCTTCGTGCTGTTGCACGGCCATCTCCAGGTCGTGAAGCTCACCCCTGCCGGCCAGCAGGTCGTTATCCGCTATGTCGTGCCAGGGGAGATGTTCGGCATCGCCGTCCAGATGGGACGTCGGAGCTATCCGGCCACGGCCCAAGCGATAATGGACAGCCTCGCGCTCGTCTGGCCGTCCTCGGCCTGGCCGACCCTCGTCGCCCGCTACCCTGCCCTGGCGGAGAGCGCGTTGCACATAGTTGGCACGCGATTGGACGAGGCCCATGTCCGGGTGGTCGAGTTGGCCACCGAAGAGGTCGAACGCCGCGTGGCGCACGCCCTCTTGCGGCTTCTCAAGCAGGCGGGCCGAAAGGTCGATGACGGCATCGAAGTGGCATTCCCGATCACGCGAGAGGACGTCGCACAGATGACCGGCACGACGTTGCACACGGTCAGCAGGATCCTGAGCGCCTGGGAAGCCCGGGGTCTTGTCGAAGGTGGACGCCAGCGCATCGTGGTGCGCGATCCGCACGGGCTCTTCGCCATTGCCGAAACCCCCAAGGCGTAG
- a CDS encoding DUF1858 domain-containing protein, with the protein MATIQPHCPVDDVMRTWPETIRIFLEHGFLCVGCPVGAFHSVEDACREHSHDLASFMTCLEKAAVGQADADREMR; encoded by the coding sequence ATGGCGACCATCCAGCCCCACTGTCCGGTCGACGACGTCATGCGGACGTGGCCCGAGACGATCCGCATCTTCCTCGAGCACGGCTTTCTCTGCGTGGGATGTCCGGTCGGCGCTTTCCATTCGGTCGAGGACGCCTGCCGGGAGCACAGCCACGACCTGGCGTCGTTCATGACATGCCTCGAAAAGGCGGCGGTCGGACAAGCGGATGCCGATCGAGAGATGAGATGA
- a CDS encoding NnrU family protein produces the protein MPSFLTALSAFLLFHLLPAAPAIRGRLVAKMGRSGYLTTYSILSLVLLAWVVVAARQADDVILWDTGRWHYLTPFVVMPFALFLIIAGLIQPNPLSLSLRSGADIPAIAAVTRHPVLWGLLLWALAHLPPNGRLIPVLLFGAMAALAAMGFHRLDAKARLRMGPERWSEAAGKTSVLPFAAMLTGPTVPGAGRVLAVAAAASAAIYVWFILYGHAWLIGPSLRHGLEAFHLIGGRY, from the coding sequence ATGCCTTCGTTTCTGACCGCGCTCTCGGCCTTCCTGCTGTTCCATCTCTTGCCGGCCGCCCCGGCGATCCGCGGTCGACTCGTCGCGAAGATGGGCCGCAGCGGCTACCTCACGACCTATTCCATCCTCTCGCTCGTTCTGCTGGCCTGGGTCGTTGTGGCGGCGCGCCAAGCTGACGACGTCATCCTGTGGGATACCGGACGCTGGCATTACCTGACGCCCTTCGTCGTGATGCCCTTCGCGCTCTTCCTCATCATCGCTGGACTTATTCAGCCCAATCCGCTCTCACTGAGCCTGCGGAGCGGCGCCGACATTCCCGCTATCGCAGCCGTCACGCGCCATCCGGTGCTGTGGGGGCTGTTGCTGTGGGCTCTCGCGCATCTGCCGCCGAATGGCCGGCTGATCCCGGTCCTGCTCTTCGGTGCGATGGCGGCGCTCGCCGCCATGGGCTTCCACCGGCTCGACGCCAAGGCGAGGCTCAGAATGGGGCCGGAGCGCTGGTCAGAGGCCGCAGGCAAGACCTCGGTCCTGCCCTTCGCCGCCATGCTGACCGGCCCGACCGTACCCGGTGCCGGCCGCGTTCTGGCCGTCGCCGCGGCCGCGTCTGCCGCCATCTACGTCTGGTTCATCCTCTACGGCCATGCTTGGCTCATCGGCCCGAGCCTGCGTCATGGTTTGGAAGCGTTCCATTTAATAGGTGGGCGATACTGA